The nucleotide window CTGGTACTGGTGGCCATGGGCACGGCCCGGCTGGACAACCGTAAGTTCAAGGATGCCTTTCACGCCAAGGCCCGTTTTATCAAGCCCGAAGATCTGGAGGCCCAGGTGGGGCATCCTATGGGCGGCGTCTGCCCCTTTGCCCTGCCCGAGGGCGTTGCCGTGTATCTGGATGAAAGCCTCAGGCGCTATGATCCGGTGTATCCGGCTGCGGGCGCGCCCAACAATGCCGCCAAACTCACCTTGGCGGAGCTTGAGCGGGTCACGGGCGGCGTGTGGGTGGACGTGTGCAAGAACGAAGAATCCTGATTTTTTTGTGCTGATGCGTCCGTAGGATAATAATGCGTTGCGGCAGGGGCCGTGTGTGAACCTGCGGGCGTAATGCCTTTGGCAGGCCGCAGCTGCGGCCTCAAGAGATGTTTTGCCGTGTCGGCAGGCGTATTGCGCTGGCCTGGTGCAGCATAATTATT belongs to Desulfovibrio desulfuricans DSM 642 and includes:
- a CDS encoding YbaK/EbsC family protein; amino-acid sequence: MRVDAVREFLARHGLEEAYREFEVSSATVDLAAQAIGCEPGRIAKSLSISVNDVPLVLVAMGTARLDNRKFKDAFHAKARFIKPEDLEAQVGHPMGGVCPFALPEGVAVYLDESLRRYDPVYPAAGAPNNAAKLTLAELERVTGGVWVDVCKNEES